The following proteins are co-located in the Helicobacter jaachi genome:
- the frr gene encoding ribosome recycling factor: MLGEIYQNAKSHMDKTIDSLRRDFSTLRSGKVSVSILDNIRIDYYGTPTPLNQVGSVIAQDATTIIITPWEKPLIKDIEKSIQEANIGVNPNSDSECVKLFFPPMTQEQRKEIAKNAKSMGEKAKVAIRNIRQDANNAIKKLEKDKTITEDEGKKALDEIQKYTDEFVKKCDDMVKHKEEEVMKV; this comes from the coding sequence ATGTTAGGCGAGATTTACCAAAATGCAAAATCGCACATGGACAAGACGATAGATTCATTGCGTAGAGATTTTAGCACACTGCGCAGTGGTAAAGTAAGTGTAAGTATTTTGGATAATATCCGCATAGATTATTATGGCACGCCAACCCCGCTCAATCAAGTTGGCTCTGTGATTGCCCAAGATGCCACAACTATCATCATCACGCCATGGGAGAAGCCACTCATTAAAGATATTGAAAAATCTATCCAAGAGGCTAATATAGGCGTTAATCCAAACAGCGATAGTGAGTGCGTGAAGCTCTTTTTCCCCCCTATGACGCAAGAGCAGCGCAAAGAAATTGCCAAAAATGCTAAATCTATGGGAGAAAAGGCAAAAGTTGCCATTCGCAATATTCGTCAAGATGCTAATAATGCCATTAAAAAGCTTGAAAAAGATAAGACTATCACAGAAGATGAGGGCAAAAAAGCACTTGATGAGATACAAAAATACACTGATGAATTTGTGAAAAAATGCGATGATATGGTCAAGCACAAAGAAGAAGAGGTTATGAAAGTATAA
- a CDS encoding FKBP-type peptidyl-prolyl cis-trans isomerase produces MIAPNKVVSIEYEVFNQADNALLDSNKGGSPLEFLVGSGQIISGLENALIGANVGDNIKATIQPEDAYGTYQSDFVQEVPREQFENIDLKAGMTVFGQSEDGQVTQVSVKDFNDKFVIIDYNHPLAGKTLDFDVKVLDVREPTEMEILQGGVGGGCGCGSGEGHHHGGGGCCGGGGHAHGGGGCGCGH; encoded by the coding sequence ATGATTGCACCAAATAAAGTTGTAAGTATCGAATATGAGGTATTCAATCAAGCCGATAATGCACTGCTTGATTCTAACAAGGGCGGCTCACCACTAGAATTTCTTGTCGGTTCAGGGCAGATTATTAGCGGACTTGAGAATGCCCTCATAGGCGCAAATGTAGGAGATAATATCAAGGCTACCATTCAGCCAGAAGATGCTTATGGCACTTATCAAAGCGATTTTGTGCAGGAAGTGCCACGTGAACAGTTTGAGAATATTGATTTAAAGGCTGGAATGACGGTTTTTGGACAGAGTGAAGATGGGCAAGTAACGCAAGTGAGCGTGAAAGATTTTAACGATAAATTTGTAATTATTGACTACAATCACCCCCTAGCTGGCAAAACGCTAGATTTTGATGTAAAAGTGCTTGATGTGCGCGAACCAACAGAAATGGAGATTTTACAAGGTGGCGTTGGCGGGGGCTGTGGCTGTGGCAGTGGCGAAGGGCATCACCATGGTGGCGGTGGTTGCTGCGGTGGTGGCGGACACGCTCATGGTGGCGGGGGCTGTGGCTGCGGACATTAG
- a CDS encoding UDP-N-acetylmuramate dehydrogenase: protein MQTRLINFATYSSLKIGSTLEVSLIQTLQDATFAHLQNLTIIGQANNLLISPTAQHLAMLDKNFAYIKDCYEDSQHLIEIGGAYSSGRIFHYFKAHNLSGAEFLQALPGSLGGLVKMNAGMKRYEIKQLIHSVNINGEWHNIESIPMNYRDSGINGVILAARFYKNIGFNDELQKMFNVLRKAHPKEPSCGSCFKNPKGDFAGRLLESVGLKGYSIGDAAFSQKHANFLINKGNATFADAISLIELAKKRVFEASGITLACEVCIVQ from the coding sequence ATGCAAACGCGCCTTATTAATTTTGCGACCTATTCAAGTCTTAAAATCGGCTCTACGCTTGAAGTCTCACTCATTCAAACTCTACAAGATGCTACTTTTGCTCATTTACAGAATCTAACTATCATAGGGCAGGCGAATAATCTCCTCATCTCCCCCACTGCACAGCATTTGGCTATGCTTGACAAAAACTTTGCGTATATTAAAGACTGCTATGAAGATTCTCAACATCTCATCGAAATTGGCGGCGCATATAGCTCTGGGCGTATTTTTCATTATTTTAAGGCGCACAATCTCTCTGGAGCGGAGTTTTTGCAGGCGCTACCGGGGAGTCTTGGAGGGCTAGTAAAAATGAATGCAGGTATGAAGCGATATGAAATCAAGCAGCTCATTCATTCTGTCAATATTAATGGAGAGTGGCATAATATAGAATCTATCCCTATGAATTACCGCGATAGTGGGATAAATGGCGTTATCCTCGCGGCTAGATTCTATAAAAATATAGGCTTTAATGATGAGCTGCAAAAGATGTTTAATGTCCTGCGTAAAGCTCACCCAAAGGAGCCAAGCTGCGGGAGCTGTTTTAAAAATCCTAAGGGCGATTTTGCTGGCAGACTTTTAGAATCTGTAGGCTTAAAGGGCTATAGTATCGGCGATGCTGCCTTTAGTCAAAAACATGCTAACTTTCTTATCAATAAAGGCAACGCGACTTTTGCAGATGCTATAAGCCTTATTGAGCTTGCAAAAAAGCGTGTGTTTGAGGCAAGCGGCATTACTCTAGCGTGTGAAGTGTGCATTGTGCAGTAA
- the atpD gene encoding F0F1 ATP synthase subunit beta — MQGKITQVMGPVVDVEFSSYLPLINEAIDVLYDVEGRQSKLVLEVAAHLGDNRVRTIAMDMTEGLTRGQEVKARGKMIEVPVGEAVLGRIFNVTGDIIDGGEALKSDVKWPIHREAPSFENQSTRTEMFETGIKVVDLLAPYSKGGKVGLFGGAGVGKTVVIMELIHNVAYKHSGYSVFAGVGERTREGNDLYNEMKEGGVLDKVALCYGQMNEPPGARNRIAFTGLTMAEYFRDEKGLDVLMFIDNIFRYAQSGSEMSALLGRIPSAVGYQPTLAGEMGKLQERITSTKKGSITSVQAVYVPADDLTDPAPASVFSHLDATTVLNRKISEKGIYPAVDPLDSTSRILDPQVVGEEHYKIATGIQQVLQKYKDLQDIIAILGMDELSEEDKRVVDRARKIEKFLSQPFFVAEIFTGSPGKYVTLEETLEGFKGILEGKYDDIPENAFYMVGNIQEALEKAQKMKNA, encoded by the coding sequence ATGCAAGGTAAAATTACGCAAGTCATGGGTCCGGTGGTAGATGTTGAATTTAGTTCATATCTGCCGTTAATCAATGAAGCCATTGATGTTTTATATGATGTTGAAGGACGACAAAGCAAGCTCGTGCTAGAGGTTGCTGCTCATTTAGGGGATAATCGCGTTCGCACTATTGCTATGGATATGACAGAAGGGCTCACACGCGGACAAGAAGTCAAGGCGCGCGGCAAAATGATTGAAGTGCCTGTAGGTGAAGCTGTGCTAGGCAGAATCTTCAATGTAACAGGTGATATTATTGATGGTGGTGAGGCACTTAAGAGCGATGTTAAATGGCCTATCCATCGTGAAGCACCAAGCTTTGAAAATCAAAGCACGAGGACAGAGATGTTTGAAACAGGCATTAAAGTTGTCGATTTGCTAGCACCATACTCTAAAGGAGGGAAAGTTGGCTTATTTGGCGGCGCAGGTGTAGGCAAAACTGTGGTTATTATGGAGCTTATCCATAATGTTGCCTACAAACATAGCGGATATTCTGTGTTCGCGGGTGTTGGTGAGAGGACAAGAGAGGGAAATGACCTCTATAATGAAATGAAAGAAGGTGGCGTCTTGGATAAAGTTGCCCTTTGCTATGGACAAATGAATGAGCCACCAGGAGCTAGAAATCGCATTGCTTTCACGGGTTTAACTATGGCGGAGTATTTCCGCGATGAAAAGGGACTTGATGTGCTTATGTTTATCGACAATATTTTCCGCTATGCCCAATCAGGTTCTGAAATGTCCGCACTTCTTGGCAGAATTCCCTCTGCTGTTGGTTATCAACCTACACTCGCAGGAGAAATGGGCAAGCTCCAAGAGCGTATCACTTCGACCAAAAAAGGCTCTATCACATCTGTGCAAGCTGTGTATGTACCAGCTGATGACTTGACAGACCCAGCTCCTGCTTCAGTATTCTCACACCTTGATGCGACAACTGTGCTTAATAGAAAAATATCTGAAAAAGGTATTTATCCAGCCGTCGACCCACTAGATTCAACTTCTAGAATCTTAGACCCACAAGTTGTTGGGGAGGAGCATTATAAAATTGCTACAGGTATTCAACAAGTATTGCAAAAATATAAAGATTTACAAGACATTATTGCAATCTTAGGAATGGACGAGCTAAGTGAGGAGGATAAACGAGTGGTTGATAGGGCTAGAAAGATTGAAAAGTTCTTGTCTCAACCTTTCTTTGTGGCAGAGATTTTTACAGGAAGTCCTGGCAAATATGTAACGCTTGAAGAAACATTGGAGGGCTTTAAGGGTATTTTAGAAGGAAAGTATGATGATATTCCTGAAAATGCTTTCTATATGGTGGGCAACATTCAAGAAGCCCTAGAAAAAGCTCAAAAAATGAAAAACGCGTAG
- the rpmI gene encoding 50S ribosomal protein L35: MPKMKTNRGAAKRFKLKKNAIKRGSAFKSHILTKKSPKRKAHLNAPKYVHSTNVDSVKSLLCMA, translated from the coding sequence ATGCCAAAGATGAAAACAAATCGTGGTGCAGCTAAACGCTTTAAGCTTAAAAAAAATGCCATCAAGCGCGGCAGCGCGTTTAAAAGTCATATCTTGACAAAAAAATCGCCTAAGCGCAAAGCACATCTTAACGCACCAAAATATGTTCACAGCACTAATGTTGATTCTGTAAAAAGCCTACTTTGTATGGCATAG
- a CDS encoding MotA/TolQ/ExbB proton channel family protein, which yields MGTLRHFFDESTITTIVVLVWLSFYFLITLWIYIYKSFTLSDWLSTEKYHLEMLLAKSILIPKNTFLNALLEKNEGRVSRELLQVWKLKATQSATSSLVFLSLVASTAPFIGLFGTVVEILETFSVLGGGNVSFDVIAPVISKALVATAAGILVAIPAYSFHLLIKRKCYQIATCIQMQIDLILASK from the coding sequence ATGGGAACACTAAGGCATTTTTTTGATGAAAGCACGATAACTACTATTGTCGTGCTTGTATGGCTCTCTTTTTACTTTCTTATCACACTTTGGATTTATATTTATAAAAGCTTTACTTTGAGCGATTGGCTCTCCACAGAGAAATATCACCTTGAAATGCTCCTTGCTAAAAGCATTCTTATTCCAAAAAATACTTTCCTTAACGCCCTGCTTGAAAAAAATGAAGGGCGTGTTTCAAGGGAATTATTGCAAGTATGGAAACTTAAGGCTACTCAGAGTGCTACCTCCTCGCTTGTGTTTTTAAGCCTTGTTGCTTCTACAGCACCATTTATAGGATTATTTGGCACAGTGGTTGAAATTTTAGAAACCTTTAGCGTATTAGGCGGGGGCAATGTCTCCTTTGATGTGATAGCGCCAGTTATCTCAAAAGCCCTTGTAGCAACTGCAGCAGGCATTCTTGTAGCGATTCCAGCTTACTCATTCCATTTGCTCATTAAACGCAAATGCTATCAAATCGCTACATGCATTCAAATGCAAATTGACCTTATCCTTGCGAGCAAGTAG
- a CDS encoding ExbD/TolR family protein — MNNDEFDWEEKPELNITPLVDIMLVLLAILMVSTPTITYQEDITLPKGSKSKKVAQDSMLEIRISADRKIHIRDKIYEFQNFADSFVLFSKNFDKDINIFIRADKNLKYEDVIYILKTAKESGFLKVSLITSS, encoded by the coding sequence ATGAATAATGATGAATTTGATTGGGAGGAAAAGCCAGAGCTAAATATCACGCCACTTGTGGATATTATGCTAGTCCTCTTAGCTATCCTTATGGTAAGCACGCCTACGATTACTTATCAAGAGGATATCACTCTCCCCAAAGGTTCTAAATCAAAAAAAGTCGCTCAAGATTCTATGCTCGAAATCCGTATAAGCGCAGATAGAAAAATTCACATTCGTGATAAAATATATGAATTTCAAAATTTTGCGGATTCTTTTGTGCTATTTAGTAAAAATTTTGATAAGGACATAAATATTTTTATCCGCGCAGATAAGAATCTTAAATATGAAGATGTGATATATATTCTTAAAACCGCTAAAGAATCTGGCTTCCTTAAAGTATCCCTTATCACTAGCAGCTAA
- a CDS encoding OmpA family protein, whose product MKKYIVTGVLVALICAGCSEPEAADSGSGTAANKPSNGDNFVDLTTDTAAGYAKVLFDFDKYDIRTDMEDRVEKSATALKNTGAKVVLEGHTDSYGSDAYNYALGTKRANAVKNALTTRGVNASQIKTVSYGESKPTCTSDTPECNQENRRVEFKLAQ is encoded by the coding sequence ATGAAAAAATACATCGTAACAGGTGTTCTAGTCGCGCTTATTTGTGCTGGTTGTTCAGAGCCTGAAGCAGCGGATTCTGGTTCTGGTACTGCCGCAAACAAGCCTAGCAATGGGGATAATTTCGTAGATTTAACTACAGATACTGCTGCTGGCTATGCAAAGGTATTATTTGATTTTGATAAATACGACATTCGCACCGACATGGAAGACCGCGTAGAAAAAAGTGCTACTGCACTCAAAAACACAGGAGCAAAGGTTGTTCTTGAAGGACATACAGACTCTTATGGTTCAGACGCTTACAATTATGCGCTTGGTACAAAAAGAGCCAATGCGGTAAAAAATGCCCTTACAACACGCGGTGTAAATGCTTCTCAAATTAAGACTGTGAGCTATGGCGAAAGCAAGCCTACTTGCACAAGCGATACACCTGAGTGTAATCAAGAAAATAGACGCGTTGAATTCAAACTCGCACAGTAA
- the tolB gene encoding Tol-Pal system protein TolB, with protein MRLIGLILLLGIQLFAVDATLEIVKNTNKIPYIVVERLDSENADFGAKVLKMLVADLKVSGHFQVYDGGVSKAQTITYKDYADKKIDLLAQIKVSKSSNAITGTILLYDINRSKLAYTKEYTENDLKRFPFIAHNMTIDVNSYIQAPSIQWMQRLVVLSQYTTSGSSEILIADYTLTYQKVVVRGGLNIFPKWADSKQESIYYTKYLDVPTIVKHNLVSGQIERLVSSEGVAIVSDVSKNGENLILSLSPTALSDLYIYNTKSTNMRRLTNYSGIDVDGKFVNDEKEIIFVSDRLGYPNIFMMRIDGGGTEQVVLHGRNNSAVTSNGKYAVYTSRETNNEFGSNTFNLYLISLAPGSNYIRRLTASGKNQMPKYSHDGGTIMYLKHYKAQSALGIIRIDYNTNYFFPLTRMKIQAFDW; from the coding sequence ATGAGACTAATTGGACTTATATTATTGCTAGGCATTCAGCTTTTTGCCGTTGATGCGACCTTAGAAATTGTCAAAAATACCAACAAGATTCCATATATTGTAGTTGAAAGACTAGATAGTGAGAATGCTGATTTTGGCGCAAAAGTGCTTAAAATGCTAGTGGCAGATTTAAAAGTAAGCGGGCATTTTCAAGTCTATGATGGTGGCGTGAGTAAGGCTCAAACAATCACCTATAAAGACTATGCAGACAAAAAAATTGACTTACTCGCACAAATTAAAGTGAGCAAATCCTCAAATGCCATAACAGGCACAATATTGCTTTATGATATTAATCGTTCAAAGCTCGCCTACACCAAAGAATATACAGAAAATGACTTAAAGCGCTTCCCTTTCATTGCCCACAATATGACCATAGATGTTAATAGTTATATACAAGCCCCAAGCATACAATGGATGCAGCGCCTCGTCGTGCTTTCACAATACACTACTTCGGGTAGCAGTGAAATTCTCATCGCAGATTATACACTTACATACCAAAAAGTAGTGGTTAGAGGAGGACTTAACATATTTCCAAAGTGGGCAGATTCTAAACAAGAAAGCATTTACTACACAAAATACCTTGATGTGCCAACTATTGTTAAGCATAATTTAGTGAGTGGGCAAATTGAAAGGCTGGTAAGCAGCGAGGGTGTCGCTATCGTTTCTGATGTCAGCAAAAATGGAGAGAATCTTATCCTTAGCCTCTCACCCACCGCGCTTTCTGATTTGTATATTTATAATACAAAAAGCACCAATATGCGCAGACTCACCAATTATTCGGGGATAGATGTTGATGGTAAATTTGTAAATGATGAAAAAGAGATTATTTTTGTATCCGATAGACTAGGATATCCTAACATATTTATGATGCGCATTGATGGTGGTGGCACGGAACAGGTTGTGTTGCATGGCAGGAACAATAGCGCTGTTACATCAAATGGAAAATATGCCGTCTATACAAGTCGAGAAACAAATAACGAGTTTGGAAGCAATACTTTCAATCTTTATCTTATCTCGCTTGCTCCGGGCTCAAATTATATTCGCCGACTTACAGCAAGTGGCAAAAATCAAATGCCTAAATATTCTCACGATGGCGGGACTATTATGTATCTTAAGCATTATAAAGCCCAAAGTGCGCTAGGCATTATTCGTATAGATTACAATACAAATTACTTTTTTCCACTCACTAGAATGAAAATCCAAGCTTTTGATTGGTAG
- the fliQ gene encoding flagellar biosynthesis protein FliQ has product MEAQLMALAVQTYKLTLILSLPMLLAGLIVGLLVSIFQATTQINEMTLTFVPKILAVVAVIIFAMPWMINMITDYTRMLLTMIANINF; this is encoded by the coding sequence ATGGAAGCGCAACTTATGGCACTGGCAGTTCAAACTTATAAACTTACACTTATTTTGTCCCTCCCTATGCTTTTAGCTGGGCTGATTGTGGGTTTGCTTGTGAGTATTTTTCAAGCCACTACGCAGATTAATGAAATGACACTCACCTTTGTGCCAAAGATTCTAGCCGTTGTGGCGGTGATTATTTTTGCTATGCCTTGGATGATTAATATGATTACTGATTACACGCGTATGCTGCTTACGATGATTGCTAATATTAATTTCTAA
- the secG gene encoding preprotein translocase subunit SecG yields MTTFFLITQIVLAVIITIAVLLQKSSSIGLGAYSGSNESVFGAKGPAGFLAKSTMVLGLLFVLNTIALSYAYNKQSQKSVLDSMQTTSQNSTSPAPSVNTDESANAFIVDENIPSAPLLNDAASNEANKADNK; encoded by the coding sequence ATGACTACCTTTTTTCTTATCACACAAATTGTTTTAGCAGTGATTATTACCATTGCCGTGCTTTTGCAAAAAAGCTCAAGTATCGGGCTTGGCGCGTATAGCGGAAGTAATGAATCTGTCTTTGGGGCGAAGGGTCCTGCAGGATTTTTAGCAAAATCTACAATGGTTTTGGGCTTGCTTTTTGTGCTTAATACCATTGCCTTAAGCTATGCGTATAATAAACAAAGTCAAAAAAGCGTGCTAGATTCTATGCAGACTACTTCACAAAATAGCACTTCGCCTGCTCCTAGCGTAAATACAGATGAGAGTGCCAATGCTTTTATTGTTGATGAGAATATTCCCTCCGCGCCGCTACTCAACGATGCAGCAAGCAATGAAGCAAACAAAGCAGATAATAAATAA
- the atpC gene encoding ATP synthase F1 subunit epsilon, with the protein MDNLTLSIVTPYGSIYNGEVKYVVMPGSEGEFGVFPGHCNLFALLKVGVIEFETPKNKKELVAINWGYAEVSSADIKVIADGAVAIGGSAESEIALALDNAKTLLKQATSDNALLGAVVSRIENVAKSRI; encoded by the coding sequence ATGGATAATCTCACACTCAGCATTGTTACTCCTTACGGCAGTATTTATAATGGCGAGGTTAAATATGTTGTTATGCCCGGTAGTGAGGGGGAATTTGGTGTTTTCCCCGGACACTGCAATCTTTTTGCACTCCTTAAGGTGGGTGTGATTGAGTTTGAAACTCCCAAAAACAAAAAGGAGCTTGTAGCAATTAATTGGGGATATGCCGAAGTCTCATCTGCTGATATTAAAGTCATCGCCGATGGGGCTGTAGCCATTGGTGGTAGTGCAGAATCTGAAATTGCTCTAGCCCTTGATAATGCCAAAACGCTCCTTAAGCAAGCCACTAGCGATAATGCCTTACTTGGTGCTGTAGTTTCTCGCATTGAAAATGTGGCAAAAAGCAGAATCTAA
- the thrS gene encoding threonine--tRNA ligase, whose translation MSEVIGIKHNQSIYDICTAKELGISGDNILFNNSKESLSIIRHSCAHLMAQAIKALYPEAQFFVGPVVDEGFYYDFKVDSKISEEDLPTIESKMKEIAQNAYPINKYTLSRQEAQIKFGNDELKLAVMSRIPDDNLSIYAQGDFEDLCRGPHLPNTKFLQHFKLTKVAGAYLGGDEHAQMLVRIYGIAFADKQSLKDYLFAMEEAKKRDHRKLGQEMGLFTFDEEIGAGLPIWLPKGARLRQNIERLLTTALNERGYEPVRGPEILKSDVWKKSGHYANYKENMYFTTIDEQEYGIKPMNCVGHIKVYQSSPRSYRELPLRFYEYGIVHRHERSGVLHGLLRVREFTQDDAHIFCRAEQIEEEVNHIIAFTKSIMHAFSFKYEMELSTRPSKSIGSDEVWENATNALKKALEQNKIHYEIDEGGGAFYGPKIDIKITDAIGRKWQCGTIQIDMNLPERFELSYTDEHNAQVQPVMIHRAILGSFERFVAILTEHFGGEFPLFIAPTQVILVPIGDAQLEYARALRDKIITQSGAYAEVMDKNESLSKKIRLAEKQRVPLIIVLGAKEVESKILSIRDRREKSQYELPEGEFLTILKTKIGEVAF comes from the coding sequence ATGAGCGAAGTTATAGGCATTAAGCACAATCAATCTATTTATGATATTTGCACGGCAAAAGAGCTTGGCATTAGCGGGGATAATATTCTTTTTAATAATTCTAAAGAATCTTTGTCTATTATCCGTCACTCCTGCGCACACCTTATGGCGCAAGCTATTAAGGCGCTGTATCCAGAGGCACAATTTTTTGTAGGACCGGTGGTTGATGAGGGATTTTATTATGATTTTAAAGTAGATTCTAAAATTAGCGAGGAGGACTTGCCTACCATAGAATCTAAAATGAAAGAAATTGCTCAAAATGCCTATCCTATCAATAAATACACCCTTTCACGACAAGAGGCGCAAATAAAATTTGGCAACGATGAGCTAAAGTTGGCTGTAATGAGCCGCATACCAGATGATAATCTTAGTATCTACGCGCAAGGGGATTTTGAGGATTTATGCAGGGGACCTCATTTGCCAAATACAAAATTTTTACAACATTTTAAGCTCACAAAAGTCGCAGGTGCGTATCTTGGTGGCGATGAACACGCACAAATGCTTGTGAGAATCTATGGCATTGCTTTTGCGGATAAACAATCGCTTAAAGATTATCTCTTTGCTATGGAGGAGGCAAAGAAGCGTGACCATCGCAAACTTGGGCAAGAAATGGGACTTTTCACTTTCGATGAGGAAATTGGAGCAGGGCTGCCTATATGGCTGCCAAAGGGTGCTAGGCTGCGCCAAAATATCGAGCGTTTGCTCACCACAGCGCTTAATGAGCGAGGGTATGAGCCTGTTAGGGGACCTGAAATACTAAAAAGTGATGTATGGAAAAAAAGCGGGCATTACGCCAACTACAAGGAAAATATGTATTTTACTACCATTGATGAGCAAGAGTATGGCATTAAGCCTATGAATTGTGTAGGGCATATCAAAGTCTATCAAAGCTCTCCGCGCAGCTACAGGGAATTACCGCTTAGATTCTATGAATATGGCATTGTGCATAGACATGAGCGAAGTGGCGTGCTGCATGGTTTATTGCGTGTGAGGGAATTTACGCAAGATGATGCGCATATTTTTTGCAGAGCAGAGCAGATTGAGGAGGAAGTTAATCATATCATTGCTTTCACAAAAAGCATAATGCATGCCTTTAGTTTTAAATATGAAATGGAGCTATCCACGCGCCCAAGCAAATCAATAGGCAGCGATGAAGTGTGGGAAAATGCCACGAACGCGCTAAAGAAAGCTTTGGAGCAAAATAAGATACATTATGAGATTGATGAAGGTGGCGGGGCATTTTATGGTCCAAAGATTGATATTAAAATTACTGACGCCATAGGGCGCAAATGGCAGTGCGGCACGATACAAATTGATATGAATCTCCCTGAACGCTTTGAGCTAAGCTATACTGATGAGCATAATGCGCAAGTGCAGCCGGTGATGATTCATCGTGCTATACTTGGCTCATTTGAACGATTTGTGGCGATTTTGACAGAGCATTTTGGGGGTGAATTCCCACTTTTTATTGCTCCTACACAAGTAATTCTTGTCCCCATCGGTGATGCGCAACTTGAGTATGCAAGGGCTTTGCGTGATAAAATTATTACGCAAAGCGGCGCGTATGCTGAAGTTATGGATAAAAATGAAAGTCTAAGCAAGAAGATTCGCCTAGCTGAAAAGCAGCGCGTGCCTTTGATTATTGTCTTAGGAGCAAAAGAGGTGGAGAGTAAAATACTCTCAATCCGTGACAGGCGGGAGAAATCACAATATGAACTCCCTGAAGGTGAGTTTCTCACCATACTTAAAACAAAAATAGGAGAGGTTGCCTTTTGA
- the infC gene encoding translation initiation factor IF-3: MSKEDVLLNEEINFKEVRCVSDDGEMYGVISSKEALSLAQKAGLDLVLISPNANPPVCKIMDYGKFRYHAEKKQKEARKKQKQIEIKEIKLSTQIAQNDINYKVKHAIEFLQAGKHVRFKVFLKQRELSIPQAGMETLHKVALMLEDIAVAEKEPKLEGKYLNILYVPKKKDKH, translated from the coding sequence TTGAGCAAAGAAGATGTATTACTCAATGAAGAGATAAACTTTAAAGAAGTGCGTTGCGTGAGCGATGATGGGGAGATGTATGGCGTTATTTCCTCTAAAGAGGCTTTGAGCTTGGCTCAAAAAGCGGGGCTTGATTTAGTGCTTATTTCGCCCAATGCAAATCCGCCTGTGTGTAAGATAATGGACTATGGCAAATTCCGCTATCATGCTGAAAAAAAGCAAAAAGAGGCGCGCAAGAAGCAAAAGCAAATCGAAATTAAAGAAATCAAGCTTTCTACGCAAATTGCGCAAAATGACATTAACTATAAAGTCAAGCACGCCATTGAATTTTTGCAAGCAGGCAAGCATGTGAGGTTTAAAGTATTTCTAAAACAGCGTGAGCTAAGCATTCCTCAAGCAGGTATGGAGACATTGCATAAAGTCGCGCTTATGCTTGAAGATATTGCAGTAGCGGAAAAAGAGCCAAAGCTAGAGGGCAAATACCTCAATATCCTCTATGTGCCAAAGAAAAAAGACAAACATTAA
- a CDS encoding energy transducer TonB, whose product MNNALLFIASGIISFCTYCLIIIALVFTLFRQAPTHYASLRESALSLHAISIEAIIDDKPTPSPSQKPATSNNPLAGSGIKDIFNNIDSNQPSQNAPIGDNREKIEQNAKEQKLKDLQSATQELQNKLNALNNLTISTQSNQSEGEYDEWYAQIEKMILQQWQQTFYVEDKMQALVNIRIADNGVFSYKIVKYSGNVAFDDSLKAMLEACTQMHFPPHPKGAREIATTFKN is encoded by the coding sequence ATGAATAACGCTCTTTTATTTATTGCAAGCGGTATTATTTCCTTTTGTACTTATTGTCTTATTATCATCGCGCTTGTTTTTACTCTCTTTCGCCAAGCGCCTACACATTATGCCTCCCTTAGAGAATCTGCCCTATCCCTTCACGCCATAAGCATTGAGGCAATCATTGATGACAAGCCCACTCCTAGCCCAAGTCAAAAGCCCGCCACAAGCAATAATCCACTTGCTGGCTCTGGCATCAAAGATATATTTAACAATATAGATAGTAATCAGCCCTCACAAAATGCCCCTATAGGCGATAATCGAGAAAAAATTGAGCAAAATGCAAAAGAGCAAAAGCTCAAAGATTTGCAATCAGCCACACAAGAGTTACAAAACAAACTTAACGCCCTAAATAATCTAACCATCAGTACGCAGAGCAATCAAAGTGAAGGAGAATATGATGAGTGGTATGCTCAAATTGAAAAAATGATACTCCAGCAATGGCAACAGACTTTTTATGTTGAAGATAAAATGCAAGCATTGGTAAATATTCGCATTGCAGACAATGGAGTTTTTAGCTATAAAATTGTAAAATACTCTGGCAATGTGGCTTTTGATGATTCTCTTAAAGCCATGCTTGAGGCATGCACGCAAATGCACTTTCCGCCACACCCTAAGGGAGCAAGGGAGATTGCCACTACTTTTAAAAATTAA